The Bacillota bacterium genome contains a region encoding:
- the pdxA gene encoding 4-hydroxythreonine-4-phosphate dehydrogenase PdxA: MEAPGNIEAAGGCGEAPSIGITIGDPAGIGPEIVAKALVRPEVRQWCRCVVYGQQAAFDRIAGVVAQMPLLKVVQSVQEAFYVSPDVVPLVEVRAAFPPDVPIGSVSMAGGRAAFAYIRAAVQDALAGHLDGMVTAPIHKEALRAAGVPFIGHTEMLAHLAGCSAAFTMFMAGSLRIFFVTRHVSLRRACDLITTQRVLDTILAADRYLRRLGLSDPLLAVAALNPHASDGGLMGDEEAHTIMPAVDAARERGVRVTGPVPADSVFHQAIQGRFDAVISLYHDQGHIAAKVYDFDRTVSLTLGLPFLRTSVDHGTALDIAGTGKAREISMLEAIRVAARYARPWRATAGR, from the coding sequence TTGGAAGCGCCCGGAAACATCGAGGCTGCCGGCGGGTGCGGTGAAGCGCCGAGCATCGGGATCACCATCGGCGACCCGGCCGGGATTGGGCCAGAGATTGTGGCGAAGGCACTTGTACGCCCGGAGGTGCGCCAGTGGTGCCGGTGTGTGGTCTACGGCCAGCAGGCCGCGTTCGATCGGATCGCCGGCGTAGTTGCGCAGATGCCGCTCCTGAAAGTTGTGCAGAGTGTACAGGAAGCTTTTTACGTTTCACCCGACGTCGTGCCACTGGTGGAGGTCCGGGCCGCCTTTCCACCGGATGTGCCCATCGGCAGCGTCAGCATGGCGGGCGGCCGTGCCGCATTCGCCTACATTCGCGCCGCGGTTCAGGACGCGCTGGCCGGCCACCTGGACGGGATGGTCACTGCTCCTATCCACAAAGAAGCGCTGCGGGCGGCCGGTGTGCCGTTCATCGGGCACACAGAGATGCTTGCTCATCTTGCCGGGTGTTCCGCGGCCTTTACCATGTTCATGGCCGGCTCACTCCGCATATTCTTCGTGACGCGGCACGTGTCGTTGCGAAGAGCTTGTGACCTCATCACCACACAGCGAGTACTCGACACCATTCTCGCCGCCGACCGTTACCTGCGCCGCTTGGGGCTAAGCGATCCCCTGCTGGCGGTGGCTGCGCTCAACCCGCACGCTAGCGACGGTGGGCTCATGGGCGACGAAGAGGCCCACACCATCATGCCGGCTGTCGACGCGGCTCGGGAACGGGGTGTGCGGGTAACAGGTCCGGTACCTGCCGACTCGGTCTTTCACCAGGCCATCCAAGGGCGATTCGATGCAGTGATTTCGCTCTACCACGACCAGGGACACATCGCCGCCAAGGTCTATGACTTCGACCGTACCGTTAGCCTGACGCTTGGGCTCCCGTTCCTTCGCACGTCGGTGGACCACGGAACTGCCCTCGACATCGCCGGAACCGGGAAGGCGCGAGAGATCAGCATGCTTGAGGCGATCCGAGTTGCCGCCCGCTATGCCCGGCCCTGGCGAGCAACGGCCGGGAGATGA